In Juglans regia cultivar Chandler chromosome 13, Walnut 2.0, whole genome shotgun sequence, the DNA window ttacaTATAGCAGTTCTGGACATAGTACAGATACTTTAATCGTGCATGTGTAAGCAAGAGCAATGTATCCCTCATAGGGAGGCAGGCCAAGCTGGACATACAGATGGCTATTGTCACCGTTCTTGTATCAGTGGAGAAGGTCTATCTAACACCATTCATGCATTGAATGTATCATAGCCATTGTGAATATCTTATGTTGTGATacagaaattgaaaattatcgACAATGAGTTGGAGACCTGGTGATGAGGAGACATTGCTTAAATAATACTGACATGGTGGTTACAATTCAATCGAAATCATGTTGTTACTAACAATTTGCACGAGTATGAGATTCCTCTTGTCTCCCTTTCCCTGAAATATATAACGAGCAGATGCCAAGGAAGGAAGGCAGATTGCTTGGCTAATTCACTCTGACAAAAGATAGGTCTTCTCTTTtctgagaaaggaaaaatggattCCTCTGCTTCAAACCCAAAAACCTCTTACCATGCTCGCTCTAACAGCTTGCCTTCCAGTCCACACCCTCTCATTGCACAAGTCAATGAATATCTATGCAGATTGAGGGCTTCTGAAGctacttcatcatcatcatctatgAGCCACAACATAGTTGGCCTTCAAGATTTGCATGATTGCGTGGACAAGTTGCTTCTGTTGCCACTCAGTACACAATCTTTAGCCCAGCAGCAGCAGGAGAAATGGGTGAACGAGCTATTAGATGGATCTCTTCGGCTCTTGGATTTGTGTAACACTGCTAAGGATGCCTTGTTGCAAACAAAGGAATGTACACAAGAACTTCAATCAATTATGCGAAGAAGACGAGGAGAAAGTATGCTTGGGAGTGAGGTTCGGAAATTCTTGAACTCTAGGAAGGTGGTGAAGAAGGCCATCAACAAGGCCTTGGGGAACTTGAAGGGTGCAAAAGACAAATGCACCTTCTCTCCCTCCGAGGCAGAGAATGAGGTTGTGGCCTTGTTTAGCATCTTGAGAGAGGCGGAAGCTTTCACTGTCACCGTGTTCGAGTCTTTGCTGTCCTTTATATCTGGACGAAACGCACAATCAAAGTCATGCAGATGGTCTTTGGTTTCCAAGCTAATGTACAGCAAGAGGGTTGCttgtgaggaagaagaaacacATGCAAACGAATTCAGCAAGGTGGATGCAGCCTTACTTTCAGTTTTCATGACAAGTAAATTGGATAACAAGCATGTTGAGAACTTGCAAAATCAGCTCGAACACTTGGAGATGTGCACGCAAGATTTTGAAGATGGACTTGAGTGCCTGTTTAGGCGTTTGATAAAAACCAGAGTTTCTCTTCTCAACGTCCTTAACCACTAGATACTAGCTCTTCATACTTGTACATGAAAGAAATATCCATGTTTATGTCTTTTCAATACAAAATTCAGTGCCTGTTGCATAAATTATCGACCCTTATTACTCCTTTTCACTTGAAAATGAAACCAATGTTCCATACATATGCAATTTTCCAGTTTCCGATTCTCAGTCATAGACCATGCATGAAATCGCCACAGGAGACAGGAAAGAACAGCCAAAGGAAATAACCATACACGTTAAATTATCTAAATGATAAAATCAATTCATAGCAGTCTTGGACAAGATGAGCAATGGACATTGGTAGAAGGTTGGACCAGATTAAGAGATAGCAAAGCCTGACCACTGAACAGTAGTTGACCccaaaataattacatttttagTAATCATGAAAATTAGCTGTGCTAATTCATTAATACAGTAAACACAGTTTGGAATTcgtcggtttttttttttttaaagtaattttaaatttacaccaAAGCTGTCAAGATTCGATTTGTCTTCATTGACAGTACTATTAGCACGTAcacaaaaattattgaaaaaaataaactaatgacAATCACGTCTGTGTATGCGTAATGGAGACAACTGACTGGATTAGCACGCTCCCTTGCTAATCTCAAATTGTTTTCCCACATCATGGAGGAGAGACATGGCCACCGCTTGAAAGAATCTGGGTTCTACACGATGCTCACGTTGACCATGGCTGCCAGCCCGTTTATTATAGGCCTCAACCATCCGGGCTTGTGTGGGCTCTGACgtgaaaatttttcattttacaccttcatataattaattatcacccttttttttttaaaaaaaaaatgcgttttaaattactaaatctAATAATTTGGTATATCAAATTActtatctttttttgtttttttttgttttgttttgttttttttcaatatacACCTCGTCgttcaattttcttttgaaaagaaagcCACCATGTCTTTGCCGTCTCTCATAGGGTGGCTCGACCTATTCCACTCAAGGGGCATCTGCTAGTGCTAAGACCATGGGTTatgtaaaattcatatttttataaaatttaaagtctCCAGCTCAAAAGTCCCGTCTAATAGCCTTTgtattttatctataatttcCAATTTGCTACAGTATAACGTGCACTGTTcagaattgtatatat includes these proteins:
- the LOC109019130 gene encoding uncharacterized protein LOC109019130, encoding MDSSASNPKTSYHARSNSLPSSPHPLIAQVNEYLCRLRASEATSSSSSMSHNIVGLQDLHDCVDKLLLLPLSTQSLAQQQQEKWVNELLDGSLRLLDLCNTAKDALLQTKECTQELQSIMRRRRGESMLGSEVRKFLNSRKVVKKAINKALGNLKGAKDKCTFSPSEAENEVVALFSILREAEAFTVTVFESLLSFISGRNAQSKSCRWSLVSKLMYSKRVACEEEETHANEFSKVDAALLSVFMTSKLDNKHVENLQNQLEHLEMCTQDFEDGLECLFRRLIKTRVSLLNVLNH